CCAACCGGTAGCCATGGAAGAAGGGCTGCGGTTTGCGATTCGCGAAGGCGGCCGCACAGTTGGGGCCGGCGTTGTAACTGAAATTATAGATTAAACTTCTAAGATAGTATCGCCTTGTAGCGATAATCTAATGATTGTTGGGAGGAGTAGGCTGGAAATTTGGTCTGTTCTTCTCGCATCTTTGGGTGTAGCTTCCCGACTGGTTCGGGAGTAGGGCAGTGAAAAGAAATAGCAGCTGGATTTCTTGCTGATCTGGAAACTGCACAAGTTAATTTACGGGTGTAGCTCAATTGGCAGAGCAGTGGTCTCCAAAACCGAAGGTTGTGGGTTCGAGTCCTTCCACCCGTGCAAGTATTGAACCGAATTGTAATTCATGGATAAGATTAAGGAATACATACAGGACATACGCAAAGAGATGAAAAAAGTCTCTTGGCCGGATCAGCAAGAATTGATCGATTATACGATTGTTGTTGTTGTATTTACGGTTTTATTGTCCGCATTCATTTTTGTGATAGATCAAGTTTATAGCACGGTATTAGAGGCCATATATCAATGACAAAAGAGGAACAACATAAATGGTATGTCGTTCGTGTGTTTTCCAGCCACGAAAAGAAAGTAAAGCGATATCTGGATCGTGAGATTGAGATGCAAGGACTGGAAGATAAGATCATTGAAGTTTTGATCCCCACTGAAACAGTCGTTGAAATACGATCGGGGAAAAAGAAAACACGCGAAAAGAATTTTTTCCCAGGCTATATTTTGTTGAAGACAATTTATGATGAAGAAGTCAATAATCTTATCCAGGGGGCTCCTTCAACGATTGGTTTTTTGAAAACTGGAAAGAAACAGCATGCTCCCAAGCCATTGCGTAAAGCTGAGGTTGATCGTATTCTCGGCCGGGTAGAAGGTGATGATGACGCTATGGAGCAGGGAGGTAAGATTGAAATCCCGTACGATGAGGGAGATGTTGTTGAAGTTATTGACGGACCTTTTAAAGATTTTGACGGAACCGTACAAGAAGTAAACGCAGATAAATTAAAATTACGAGTTCTGGTAAGTATTTTCGGTCGAAAGACCCCGGTTGAAGTTGGTGTGAACCAGGTAGAACCTGCAACTTGACCACTATTATATAATCACTTGATGCAAAAGTGAGCTATTACGCGGCAAATAAACATAAGTACAATTACTAATTAAAATGGCAAAAGAAGTAGATCAAGTACTTAAGCTCCAGATTCGGGGCGGACAGGCAAACCCTGCCCCACCCGTTGGACCTGCTTTAGGGCAGGCTGGAATAAATATTATGGAGTTTTGTAAGGCTTTTAATGCTAAGACCCAAGAAGATGCCGGTACTATTATTCCGGTTGAAATCACGGTTTATCAGGATAAGTCTTTCGATTTCATAACTAAGACTCCGCCTGCTGCAGTACTGCTAAAACAAGCTGCTGGCATTGATACAGGTTCCGGAGAACCCAACCGTACCAAGGTTGGCGACGTTACCTGGACCCAGTGCAAGGAGATAGCAGAACAGAAAATGCAGGATCTTAACGCTTTTGAGGTAGAGAACGCTGCTGAGATGATTGCAGGAACTGCCCGAAGTATGGGGCTGCGTGTACAAAGAGATAAATAGAAGGTAAATTAATTTATGTCACAACGAGGAAAAAAGTACCAAGAGGCCGCAAAGCTCATCGATCCTGAGTTGGAATATACTCTGGAAGAAGCTTGTGATCTTGTGGAGAAAACCTCTACGGCTAGCTTTGATGAATCCGTTGACCTGGATTTGCGTTTGGGAGTAGATCCCCGACATGCCGACCAAATGGTGCGCGGTTCTGTTACCTTGCCACATGGCACAGGTAAAGAAGTGCGTGTATTAGCACTGGTCAGTGAAGCAAAGCAAGAAGAAGCCGAAGAGGCAGGAGCAGATCATGTGGGCCTTGACGAGTATATCGAGAAAATTGAAGATGGATGGACAGACGTTGATGTAGTTATTGCCACTCCGGATGTAATGGGACAAATTGGTAAGCTCGGACGCATTTTGGGTCCG
The sequence above is a segment of the Fodinibius salinus genome. Coding sequences within it:
- the secE gene encoding preprotein translocase subunit SecE — its product is MDKIKEYIQDIRKEMKKVSWPDQQELIDYTIVVVVFTVLLSAFIFVIDQVYSTVLEAIYQ
- the nusG gene encoding transcription termination/antitermination protein NusG, coding for MTKEEQHKWYVVRVFSSHEKKVKRYLDREIEMQGLEDKIIEVLIPTETVVEIRSGKKKTREKNFFPGYILLKTIYDEEVNNLIQGAPSTIGFLKTGKKQHAPKPLRKAEVDRILGRVEGDDDAMEQGGKIEIPYDEGDVVEVIDGPFKDFDGTVQEVNADKLKLRVLVSIFGRKTPVEVGVNQVEPAT
- the rplK gene encoding 50S ribosomal protein L11; this encodes MAKEVDQVLKLQIRGGQANPAPPVGPALGQAGINIMEFCKAFNAKTQEDAGTIIPVEITVYQDKSFDFITKTPPAAVLLKQAAGIDTGSGEPNRTKVGDVTWTQCKEIAEQKMQDLNAFEVENAAEMIAGTARSMGLRVQRDK
- the rplA gene encoding 50S ribosomal protein L1, with product MSQRGKKYQEAAKLIDPELEYTLEEACDLVEKTSTASFDESVDLDLRLGVDPRHADQMVRGSVTLPHGTGKEVRVLALVSEAKQEEAEEAGADHVGLDEYIEKIEDGWTDVDVVIATPDVMGQIGKLGRILGPRGLMPNPKSGTVTNDVADAIDEAKSGKIDFRVDDYGILHASIGRISFDPRELRENAMEFFKTVMRLRPASAKGLYIRSAFMSSTMGPSIPLSRSSIMSA